The Drosophila biarmipes strain raj3 chromosome 2L, RU_DBia_V1.1, whole genome shotgun sequence genome has a window encoding:
- the LOC108033942 gene encoding uncharacterized protein LOC108033942 has protein sequence MQLPTKTDSRLRLNAGGGSAPPAASGEYVKVVESQCETDGFVNEQWVEPPVPGPVPWKTIVIIILLFIGGIICIAFATLNWLTDTSRERSDRVWALGIIGALTFIPGSYYVYVLSCIMLKRNGFTMDEIRRLG, from the exons ATGCAGCTGCCCACCAAAACGGACTCGCGCCTCCGTCTAAACGCGGGGGGTGGAAGTGCTCCGCCAGCAGCCTCTGGGGAGTACGTCAAGGTGGTGGAGTCCCAGTGCGAGACAGATGGATTCGTCAACGAACAGTGGGTAGAGCCGCCGGTGCCAGGTCCAGTTCCCTGGAAAACCATTGTGATCATCATATTGCTTTTTATCGGTGGCATC ATCTGCATCGCCTTCGCCACCCTGAACTGGCTGACGGATACGAGCCGGGAGCGATCGGATCGCGTGTGGGCGCTAGGCATCATCGGGGCACTGACCTTCATCCCGGGAAGCTACTACGTGTACGTGCTCTCCTGCATTATGCTCAAACGCAACGGATTCACCATGGACGAGATACGAAGACTGGGATGA
- the LOC108033783 gene encoding eEF1A lysine and N-terminal methyltransferase homolog, which produces MNLLPKTREEFAQTDYWNEFFKKRGEKAFEWYGEYLELCDQIHKYIKPVDKILMLGCGNSKLSMDMYDSGFREITNIDISPIAVKKMLELNAKTRPDMKFLQMDATAMTFSDDSFSVALDKGTLDALFVDDTPETRLVVENYFKEILRTMRNGGRYVGISLLQEHILNFLLEFLPKHNCMLRIVHCLGVEQANKEKNADDALTLPVFVVVATKFKSLPMPILEFGFGNDKMQRFTAVSELNNAVSSVQKAALVCNGLARSNIAGHNEVIMDLHRPSDQTPRYTIYILDKPPARGLGKYAAFIVPQGREVEWLFATPVGRKKLQDSANFQRLAVVTLHRDQVYSTLDEVKTELADSIKNLSPAGLNEQIPYLSLGSDVGKRETLICGFSKISGDFRIEEVEANGKTLRRLIFLSNQFVVQSEALVKTIKIKGKKERKKIDFGYLACQHHLYMSVGVQLATTLQNPKKDVEKDVLVIGLGGGGLCSFLHAALPQARITAVEIDPIMLEVAEQYFELKQDKRFHVVIDDGLDFVERCRNEDIHFDAVLFDVDSKDLSLGMSCPPQSFLANKILLHIKEIIGPKGLFMLNLVCRDESLRTEALDNLHKVFPAVCSYKLDEDINEIIYCANDEKYKTVEQWKKSMGTAGRGLNSAVKETKLASEDALEVAEFLSELKI; this is translated from the exons ATGAATTTACTACCCAAAACCCGCGAGGAGTTCGCGCAGACCGACTACTGGAACGAGTTCTTCAAGAAGCGGGGTGAAAAGGCCTTCGAGTG gTATGGCGAGTATCTGGAGTTGTGCGATCAGATCCATAAATATATCAAGCCGGTTGACAAGATCCTGATGCTGGGATGCGGTAACTCGAAGCTGAGTATGGATATGTACGACTCGGGTTTTCG GGAGATCACAAACATTGATATCTCACCCATCGCAGTGAAGAAAATGTTGGAGCTGAATGCCAAAACACGTCCTGATATGAAGTTCCTGCAAATGGATGCTACGGCTATGACCTTCTCAGATGATAGCTTCTCAGTGGCCTTGGACAAGGGAACACTGGATGCTCTGTTTGTGGACGATACCCCCGAAACAAGACTTGTAGTGGAGAACTATTTCAAGGAGATATTGAGGACCATGCG cAATGGTGGTCGATATGTGGGCATCTCACTGCTGCAAGAGCACATCCTCAACTTCCTGCTGGAGTTCCTGCCCAAACACAATTGCATGTTGAGAATAGTCCACTGCCTGGGAGTGGAACAGGCCAACAAGGAGAAAAATGCCGATGATGCCTTGACACTGCCAGTTTTCGTAGTCGTTGCCACCAAGTTTAAGAGTCTTCCGATGCCC ATCCTGGAGTTTGGTTTTGGCAACGATAAGATGCAGAGATTCACCGCAGTCTCCGAACTAAACAACGCAGTTTCCTCAGTACAAAAGGCCGCTTTGGTTTGCAACGGCTTGGCTAGATCCAACATAGCTGGCCACAATGAGGTGATAATGGATCTGCACCGACCCTCGGATCAAACCCCTCGCTATACAATCTACATATTGGATAAGCCACCAGCTAGAGGGCTGGGCAAGTATGCGGCGTTTATTGTTCCTCAGGGAAGAGAGGTGGAGTGGCTTTTTGCCACGCCTGTTGGAAGGAAAAAGCTCCAGGACTCCGCCAACTTCCAGCGACTGGCTGTGGTTACCCTTCATCGTGATCAAGTTTATAGTACCTTGGACGAAGTTAAAACGGAGCTGGCCGACAGCATAAAGAACCTGTCGCCGGCTGGTCTGAATGAGCAAATACCGTACTTATCTCTCGGATCCGACGTGGGCAAAAGAGAGACTCTTATTTGTGGGTTCTCAAAGATATCCGGAGACTTTCGCATTGAGGAAGTGGAGGCGAACGGCAAAACCCTGCGACGCCTTATATTCCTTAGCAATCAGTTTGTCGTGCAGTCGGAAGCCTTGGTCAAAACAA TCAAAATTAAAGGCAAGAAGGAGCGTAAGAAGATTGACTTCGGCTACTTGGCCTGCCAGCATCATTTGTACATGTCCGTGGGTGTTCAATTGGCCACCACATTGCAAAATCCCAAGAAGGATGTGGAGAAAGATGTCCTGGTCATTGGCTTGGGAGGCGGTGGCCTTTGTAGCTTTCTTCACGCCGCTTTACC TCAAGCTAGAATTACGGCCGTTGAAATCGATCCTATTATGTTGGAAGTGGCCGAGCAGTATTTCGAGCTCAAGCAGGACAAACGTTTCCATGTGGTTATTGATGATGGCCTGGATTTTGTGGAGCGCTGTCGCAATGAAG ATATCCATTTCGACGCTGTGTTGTTCGATGTTGACAGCAAGGATCTCAGCTTGGGAATGAGTTGTCCGCCACAAAGTTTCTTGGCCAATAAAATCCTGCTGCACATCAAGGAGATCATAGGGCCCAAAGGTCTCTTCATGCTCAATCTTGTGTGCCGCGATGAAAGCCTTCGCACCGAAGCCCTCGACAATCTGCACAAAGTCTTCCCCGCTGTGTGCAGCTACAAATTAGACGAAGATATCAACGAGATTATATACTGTGCCAACGATGAAAAGTACAAAACTGTCGAGCAGTGGAAGAAAAGCATGGGCACCGCTGGCCGAGGATTGAACAGTGCCGTCAAGGAAACAAAACTAGCCAGTGAGGATGCCCTGGAGGTAGCAGAGTTCCTCAGcgagttaaaaatataa
- the LOC108033941 gene encoding protein brunelleschi, whose protein sequence is MRAAVGLMLSHGGGGVEPTMSRPDYEQSALHHSCLLVLLRGVGPSRARILQRAFEKVRRVNHIRVNDSSGNPRSIWIRFVHDHPVEHNDWGDFQTHRRLLGLITIGKFDSQTELNELCRQHESLKVRYGSTLFESRAIFFGPDEQPLETIGEVLTPPPAGGRRLQDEFTTPSNFKAQAFFYREQDPCADLESRIGDFASALFWVLESRRLERSREKADKVSLLLAPFEKRDFVGLDMESRNNRKRCVGRVMKNLADLSLQAGLVDDALSLYHNANETLRSVGDSLWVGATEEGLCAASAMLLYPQMREIETLHRNSSLQEAGTSPLKNTPEKWRASDATKKISANDATANNVDSIHHQQQQRMTSNSSSCSSVSSLVTTATNSSASDTPTTSSSSTSTISAAPIPGHQRNGDLPGNILKPEEITNYYRKAIINYSKYRHAATIETEAALKASRICIEQNRPLDVAMFLQNILYINLSMSEAERVKRFEIITELYQQIGYQRKAAFFQRLAALKHVQQGSQAPDWNQSYRLMLGSFTGYLLCLDPLEVLENAAGWPALQIDLVQTLITAARRLGQSALATRHMTFLLQTQWDNMSPTEQSEMAVQLQNLSAQCEGSPVPLVLENGTVIPPANLTDLPYCIDFQVKDLPAHLRPQRIKVAKADSGPFLFTPIHFNSVDRRDKKKDKNKIAFQWVQNDLSEVTVRLRNPLPFELAVTDMRLLTNGVVFESLPQTIVLQPHVPTYVALHGTPIETGQLDLQGYSTHTLGVKSNCRLKHMRGRSFPPNYLVDVIPALPRISVKTSLPQTATFSNMNSDIVVTSASLTLYNGESSSCTITITNESATLPLEHLEVNINSNVEQELQKKIFSIDEEALKAKLPVPPQGSIEIIVDVYAEADFVCPQPPASVHSSAVAGDYGAASLTHYSNASTSGHASLPSRVGSPQHRRHEPQNSSFRSTFSGGQPSLAALSLQPGVGGGAGPSSLGSQYSQHIEAQVRLKYSGGEALTAGYCRQCAVSFNLELLPSAQITSWDVLPAEVASQFYLVLDISNLTAQEMSLNYTDTKNILIEAKESCRVPIPVDRCSLEQVVAARAAEVAENLERELCFRTQLLSFNDALSKLCSSHIAERVKINWLLTGTDIQGIASLRGIVLSQSMVDLTAVSPLEWAISFRDTPVQPHSEIVCTVGQHSHLSIQLANQSLQPLRNLVLSIKFYQDYLNGMENYNLETRVAISGPNRIAIPILEKQEQKQHTCSVIFFTPGRFKASIECTSNPQKPSEQQASLLSRSCPAESENVAQSVMFSSSYDEQQVHVWKFIPPIEVTVVEQ, encoded by the exons ATGCGTGCCGCCGTTGGTCTGATGCTGTCGCACGGTGGTGGTGGCGTGGAGCCAACGATGTCCCGGCCGGATTACGAGCAGAGCGCTCTGCACCACAGCTGcctgctggtgctgctccGTGGCGTGGGACCATCCCGCGCCCGTATCCTTCAGCGGGCTTTCGAGAAAGTGCGACGTGTCAACCACATCCGGGTGAATG ATTCCTCTGGCAATCCCCGCTCCATTTGGATCCGCTTCGTTCACGATCATCCTGTGGAGCACAACGATTGGGGCGACTTTCAGACCCATCGCCGTCTGCTAGGGCTCATCACCATCGGCAAATTCGATAGCCAGACGGAGCTCAATGAGCTGTGCCGCCAGCACGAGTCTCTGAAGGTGCGCTACGGCTCCACTCTGTTCGAATCCCGTGCCATTTTCTTTGGACCCGATGAGCAGCCTTTAGAAACCATTGGCGAGGTACTAACACCTCCGCCAGCTGGTGGTCGTCGCCTGCAGGATGAGTTCACCACGCCCTCGAACTTTAAGGCGCAGGCCTTCTTCTATCGCGAACAGGATCCGTGCGCAGACCTGGAATCCCGGATTGGGGACTTTGCCAGCGCCTTGTTTTGGGTCCTGGAGTCGCGACGCTTAGAGAGATCTAGGGAGAAGGCGGACAAGGTGAGCCTGCTGCTAGCGCCCTTCGAAAAGAGAGACTTTGTGGGTCTAGATATGGAGTCTAGGAACAACAGGAAGAGATGCGTTGGCCGAGTGATGAAGAACCTCGCGGATCTGTCGCTGCAAGCCGGCCTTGTGGACGATGCCTTGAGCTTGTACCACAATGCAAATGAGACCTTAAGGTCGGTGGGTGATTCCTTGTGGGTGGGCGCCACCGAGGAGGGCCTGTGCGCCGCCTCTGCCATGCTGTTGTATCCGCAAATGCGCGAGATCGAGACACTGCACAGAAACTCTTCGCTCCAGGAGGCGG GCACCTCCCCCTTGAAAAACACTCCTGAAAAGTGGCGTGCTAGTGATGCTACCAAGAAGATCAGCGCCAATGATGCCACTGCGAACAATGTGGACTCCAtccatcatcagcagcagcagcgcatGACCTCCAACTCATCTTCCTGCTCATCAGTATCTTCCCTGGTGACGACAGCCACCAACTCCTCCGCCTCGGACACGCCGACCACGTCGTCTTCTTCCACTTCGACGATATCGGCGGCACCGATTCCGGGACACCAAAGAAACGGCGATCTTCCGGGGAACATACTCAAGCCGGAAGAGATTACCAACTACTATCGCAAGGCCATTATTAACTACAGCAAATACAGACACGCAGCCACCATTGAAACTGAGGCTGCTTTGAAGGCCTCGCGGATTTGCATCGAGCAGAATCGACCCCTGGATGTGGCCATGTTCCTGCAAAACATCCTGTACATCAACCTGAGCATGAGCGAAGCGGAGCGAGTAAAGAGATTTGAGATCATTACGGAGCTGTACCAGCAAATTGGATATCAGAGAAAGGCGGCATTTTTCCAACGACTCGCTGCGCTGAAGCACGTGCAGCAGGGCAGCCAAGCGCCGGACTGGAATCAAAGCTATCGCCTCATGTTGGGCAGCTTTACGGGATATCTTCTCTGCCTGGATCCGTTGGAGGTATTGGAGAATGCTGCCGGCTGGCCGGCGTTGCAGATCGATCTGGTCCAGACCCTCATAACGGCCGCCCGGCGATTGGGACAATCCGCTCTAGCCACAAGGCACATGACCTTCCTCCTGCAAACACAGTGGGATAACATGTCACCCACGGAACAAAGCGAAATGGCTGTGCAACTACAG AATTTAAGCGCCCAGTGCGAGGGCTCTCCTGTCCCCTTGGTGCTGGAGAATGGCACTGTGATACCACCGGCAAATCTCACGGATCTGCCCTACTGTATAGATTTTCAAGTTAAAGATCTGCCCGCTCATTTACGACCGCAGAGAATAAAGGTGGCCAAGGCGGATAGTGGGCCATTTCTGTTCACGCCAATACACTTCAACTCGGTCGACAGAAGAGACAAGAAAAaggacaaaaataaaatag CTTTCCAGTGGGTGCAAAACGATCTTAGTGAGGTGACCGTGCGCCTGCGCAATCCTCTTCCCTTTGAGCTGGCCGTAACGGACATGAGATTGCTGACGAACGGTGTGGTATTCGAGTCTCTGCCCCAGACCATTGTCCTCCAGCCACATGTACCCACATACGTGGCACTTCACGGGACGCCCATCGAGACGGGGCAGCTCGACCTGCAGGGCTACAGCACTCACACTCTTGGCGTGAAGTCAAACTGCCGGCTGAAACATATGCGTGGGCGAAGCTTTCCGCCCAACTACCTGGTGGATGTGATCCCCGCTCTTCCTAGGATATCTGTAAAAACTTCGCTGCCCCAGACAGCCACGTTTAGCAACATGAACAGTGATATCGTTGTGACCTCCGCCAGCCTGACTCTGTACAATGGAGAATCGTCTAGCTGTACGATTACAATTACTAATGAGAGCGCCACGCTACCGTTGGAGCACCTGGAGGTTAACATCAATTCCAATgtggagcaggagctgcagaaaaaaatattcagcATAGATGAAGAAGCTTTAAAG GCCAAGCTGCCTGTGCCTCCGCAGGGATCCATTGAAATTATTGTGGATGTGTATGCCGAAGCGGACTTCGTTTGTCCGCAGCCACCAGCTTCGGTGCATTCCAGCGCTGTTGCCGGGGATTACGGAGCGGCGTCTTTAACACACTACTCCAACGCATCCACCTCCGGGCACGCCAGCTTACCCTCCAGAGTTGGTTCGCCGCAACATCGTCGACACGAGCCGCAGAATTCCAGTTTCCGATCGACCTTTTCAGGCGGTCAACCGTCGCTGGCTGCTCTGAGCCTGCAGCCTGGCGTCGGGGGAGGAGCAGGACCCTCCAGTTTGGGATCGCAATATTCGCAGCACATAGAGGCACAAGTGCGATTAAAGTACTCCGGCGGAGAGGCTCTGACAGCGGGCTACTGCCGCCAGTGTGCGGTTTCTTTTAATCTAGAACTGCTGCCCAGCGCACAGATAACTAGCTGGGATGTTCTGCCCGCTGAGGT AGCCTCCCAATTTTACCTAGTACTTGACATTTCCAACCTTACCGCTCAAGAGATGTCGCTCAACTATACAGACACCAAGAATATACTCATCGAGGCCAAAGAGAGCTGCCGCGTGCCCATACCGGTGGATCGCTGCTCCCTGGAGCAAGTGGTAGCCGCCCGGGCAGCCGAGGTAGCTGAGAATCTGGAGAGGG AACTCTGCTTTCGGACGCAGCTCCTGTCGTTTAATGATGCCCTGAGCAAGCTCTGCTCAAGTCACATAGCGGAACGGGTGAAAATTAATTGGCTGCTGACGGGAACAGACATTCAGGGAATCGCCTCCCTGCGAGGGATAGTTCTCTCCCAGTCTATGGTGGATTTGACAGCGGTTTCGCCTTTGGAGTGGG cCATCAGCTTCCGGGATACACCTGTGCAGCCGCACAGCGAGATTGTGTGCACAGTGGGCCAGCATTCGCATCTAAGCATTCAGCTGGCGAATCAATCCCTGCAGCCGCTCAGGAACTTGGTGCTAAGCATCAAGTTTTATCAGGATTACCTGAACGGAATGGAGAATTACAATCTGGAGACACGCGTGGCCATTTCAGGGCCAAATAG AATTGCAATTCCCATACTGGAGAAGCAGGAGCAGAAACAGCACACTTGCTCTGTGATATTCTTCACACCCGGAAGATTCAAGGCGAGCATAGAGTGCACTAGTAATCCGCAGAAACCATCGGAGCAGCAGGCGTCTCTGCTAAGCCGATCCTGTCCTGCGGAATCCGAAAATGTGGCACAGTCGGTTATGTTCTCCTCCAGCTACGATGAGCAGCAGGTTCATGTGTGGAAATTCATTCCGCCCATCGAAGTGACCGTCGTGGAGCAGTGA